In a genomic window of Nomascus leucogenys isolate Asia chromosome 4, Asia_NLE_v1, whole genome shotgun sequence:
- the PRSS45P gene encoding putative serine protease 45 translates to MTRHWPWEVSLRMENEHVCGGALTDPSWVVTAAHCIQGTKEYSVVLGTSKLQPMNFSRALRVPVRDIIMHSKYWGRTFIMGDVALVHLQTPVIFSEYVQPICLPEPNFNLKVGTQCWVTGWSQVKQRFSVNSTLTPELQEAEVFIMDNKRCDRHYHKKSFFPPFVPLVLGDMICATNYGENLCYGDSGGPLACDVEGRWILAGVLSWEKACAKAQNPGVYTRVTKYTKWIKKQMSNGAFSGPCASACLP, encoded by the exons ATGACCCGCCATTGGCCCTGGGAGGTGAGCCTCCGGATGGAAAATGAGCACGTGTGTGGAGGGGCCCTCACTGACCCCAGCTGGGTGGTGACTGCGGCCCACTGCATCCAAGG CACCAAAGAGTACTCAGTGGTGCTTGGCACCTCCAAGCTGCAGCCCATGAACTTCAGCAGGGCCCTCCGGGTCCCTGTGAGGGACATCATTATGCACTCCAAGTACTGGGGCCGGACCTTCATCATGGGTGACGTTGCCCTTGTCCACCTTCAAACACCTGTCATCTTCAGTGAGTACGTGCAGCCCATCTGCCTCCCGGAGCCCAATTTCAACCTGAAGGTTGGGACGCAGTGTTGGGTGACTGGCTGGAGCCAGGTTAAGCAGCGCTTTTCAG TCAACTCCACGCTGACCCCAGAGCTGCAGGAGGCTGAAGTGTTTATCATGGACAACAAGAGGTGTGACCGGCATTACCATAAGAAGTCCTTCTTCCCCCCATTTGTCCCCCTTGTCCTGGGGGACATGATTTGTGCCACCAATTATGGAGAAAACTTGTGCTAT GGGGATTCTGGAGGGCCATTGGCTTGTGACGTTGAGGGCAGATGGATTCTGGCTGGGGTGTTGTCCTGGGAAAAGGCCTGCGCGAAGGCACAGAATCCAGGCGTGTACACCCGCGTCACCAAATACACCAAATGGATCAAGAAGCAAATGAGCAATGGAGCCTTCTCAGGTCCCTGCGCCTCTGCCTGCCtcccgtga